In Quercus lobata isolate SW786 chromosome 12, ValleyOak3.0 Primary Assembly, whole genome shotgun sequence, a genomic segment contains:
- the LOC115971703 gene encoding uncharacterized protein LOC115971703 has translation MSVSCYPAKEFSSMPKRIKIGTPLVLSFSDEDKLGTIQPHDDALVVTLRIGGYDVKRVMINQGSGVEIMYPDLYKGLNLKPENLTAYSSPLVSFEDKMVVPKGQIKLRMQTSLDVVEVDFIVVDAFSPYTAIMSRPWLHTLGVDSSTLHQKQSETPVLPINGPADEVKCEDLKKVVVGDDQEKFFQVGAQLLSQEKEQLVEFLRRNVDVFAWSVYEALGIDPSFICHHLNVNPSITPKRQPPQRPSKKHAETVRNEVTKFKQLGRGIEVYIDDMVVKRKVASGHVEDLTNVFEVLRKHKLHLNASKCSFGVNSGKFLGYMVTHRGIEVNPDQIKAINGLGAPRNPKEVPETDRDDYYFEPIYIQISK, from the exons AGTTTAGTTCAATGCCGAAGAGAATCAAGATAGGCACTCCATTGGTGTTAAGTTTTTCAGATGAGGACAAACTTGGAACCATAcagccacatgatgatgctTTAGTGGTCACACTTAGAATTGGTGGGTACGATGTGAAAAGAGTGATGATTAACCAAGGCAGCGGAGTTGAAATAATGTATCCCGACCTATATAAGGGGCTAAATCTGAAACCTGAAAACTTAACAGCCTACAGTTCTCCTTTAGTGAGTTTTGAAGATAAAATGGTTGTTCCAAAAGGTCAGATCAAATTACGCATGCAAACCAGCCTAGATGTGGTagaggtggacttcattgttGTAGATGCTTTCTCTCCATACACGGCCATTATGAGCAGACCCTGGCTTCATACCCTAGGGGTTGACTCCTCCACTCTtcaccaaaag caatcagAAACTCCGGTGTTGCCCATCAATGGACCAGCCGACGAGGTGAAATGTGAAGATCTAAAGAAGGTAGTCGTTGGCGATGATCAGGAGAAATTCTTTCAAGTTGGGGCTCAACTACTTTCGCAGGAGAAGGAACAACTGGTTGAATTCCTTAGAAGAAATGTTGATGTGTTCGCGTGGAGCGTGTATGAAGCCCTGGGTATAGACCCAAGTTTTATTTGTCATCATTTAAATGTTAACCCTTCTATCACTCCGAAGAGACAACCACCTCAGCGTCCGTCCAAAAAGCACGCCGAAACTGTCAGAAATGAGGTAACAAAGTTCAAACAG CTAGGTAGGGGCATCGAAGtctatattgatgatatggttgtaaagagAAAGGTAGCGTCAGGGCATGTGGAAGACCTCACAAACGTCTTTGAGGTTCTGAGGAAGCATAAGTTGCACCTAAATGCatccaagtgttcatttggtGTCAATTCGGGAAAGTTTTTGGGTTACATGGTGACTCACAGGGGAATTGAGGTAAATCCAgatcagattaaggccattaaCGGCTTGGGAGCACCTCGAAATCCCAAGGAAGTTCCAGAAACTGACCGGGATGACTACTACTTTGAACCGATTTATATCCAGATCAGCAAATAG